The Methanobrevibacter sp. TLL-48-HuF1 genomic sequence ACTTGGATATTGGATTGCAGAAGATTTTTGGGGAAATAACTATGCTTATGAAGCATCTGAAAAACTATTGGAGCATGCTTTTGAGGATTTGAAATTAAATAAAATTTTTGCATCATTTAAAAAAAGCAATTATCAATCAAAAAGAGTTCTTGAAAAATTAGGTTTTAAATACTTTGATGAACTACAGAATATTGATTATGCAGGAAAATCTTATTTAGAAATTGTAATGAGTTTAAAAAATAATATGATGAGCTGATAATATGGAAACATTGGAAGCAATTAATAAAAGAAAAAGTGTCCGTGCTTATAAGGATGAACAGATAACGGAAGATGAATTGGATACAATTGTCGGAGTAGCTAATAAGGCTCCAAATGCAGGTCCGTTTCAAGTTAGTGTAATTCAGGATAAAGAATTTTTAAGTGAAATAAATGATAAAACTAAGGAGTTCATGTTAAATTCTGAAGGTTTTATGCGTCAGAGAGCTTCTATTCCAGGTTATGAACCATTATATGGAGCACCAACTTTAATTGTTATTTCTGCACCTGAAGGTCCTTTTACTCAAATAAATGTTTCAGCATCTGCAACAACAATGATTTTAGCAGCTACTGATTTGGGATTGGCTACATGTTATGTTGTATCTCCAATAGCTATTTTAACTCAACTTAAAGATAAATTAAATCTTCCAGAAGATTTCACACCTGTTTCAGGTATTTTAGTTGGTTATGAGGCTCCCTGCAAAATCCCATCTCCTGAACGTGAAATTCCGGACAATATTAATTTTATTGGTTAGATAATTATGGTTAGAATTTGTAAAAATTGCGGATTTGAAAATCAGGACAGTTATGATTTTTGCGCTAAATGCGGAACCCCGTTAGTGGAAGGGCTTCAGTCCAATACATTTTTTGTTTATAGGAATGTGGAACCGAACATTAGCAAGAAATTTATAGTTATTTCTTATATAATTACTATATTTTTTTCATTTGGAGGATTTATCATAGATTTGATAGCTAAACATACTTCAATGGGATTTTTTAGCTTTTTCGGATTTTTCATGCCCTTTTTCTTACTTCAGGCAAGGGATAATAAAATTAAAAAACATGGTTTTATTCAGTTATTTATATCTTTTATTGGATTCGTCCTGTTTATAAGAACATTACCGTTATAAAAAAAGAGTTTTTAAGTATTGTTTTTAAAAAACAATACTTTTTTTTAATTTAAACAAAATGTATTTTCATATCTCCAGTTAATAAACATTCTGGAATTGCCAGATAATTCATATGGTAATCGCTCATTGCTTTATCAGCAGCATCTCCACGATCCATTCCATCACCCCAGTCGTATTGGCGAATATCGGATATGATATCTCCACCAAATATTTTTTCAGATGCATTATTGTTTACTGTTATAATAATATTTGGAGATATATGATAAGTGTATTCCATTATTTCTTTAGCTGCTCCATAAGGATCGTCAGGATCATCTAAGTGAATATTATGCAGAGTTTG encodes the following:
- a CDS encoding nitroreductase family protein yields the protein METLEAINKRKSVRAYKDEQITEDELDTIVGVANKAPNAGPFQVSVIQDKEFLSEINDKTKEFMLNSEGFMRQRASIPGYEPLYGAPTLIVISAPEGPFTQINVSASATTMILAATDLGLATCYVVSPIAILTQLKDKLNLPEDFTPVSGILVGYEAPCKIPSPEREIPDNINFIG
- a CDS encoding zinc-ribbon domain-containing protein gives rise to the protein MVRICKNCGFENQDSYDFCAKCGTPLVEGLQSNTFFVYRNVEPNISKKFIVISYIITIFFSFGGFIIDLIAKHTSMGFFSFFGFFMPFFLLQARDNKIKKHGFIQLFISFIGFVLFIRTLPL